One Nocardia iowensis DNA window includes the following coding sequences:
- a CDS encoding PIG-L family deacetylase: MATVVAFHAHPDDETLLTGGTLAAAAAAGHRTVIVVATDGHMAALDGRKAVRLTELAASAAALGVARVAHLGYADSGHGAVLFADPPDRVRFLRADLDEAAERLAAILREENAEMLLSYDRNGGYGHRDHVRVHEVGTRAAELAGVARVLDATMPRDSAARLGRLLGLFRVRTGLFDFESAYSARSEITHRIDVSRFAAQRKAAVAAHRSVIEGAGSYAAIAKVLLRLPTPVLGRVMHWEWFVEEGTAPVDRPLDDIFRPARRRG; the protein is encoded by the coding sequence ATGGCAACAGTCGTGGCTTTTCACGCGCACCCGGACGACGAAACCCTGCTGACCGGAGGAACACTCGCCGCGGCGGCCGCGGCGGGGCACCGGACCGTGATCGTCGTGGCCACCGACGGGCACATGGCCGCACTCGACGGGCGAAAAGCCGTGCGGCTGACCGAATTGGCAGCGAGTGCGGCCGCGCTGGGGGTGGCCCGGGTGGCGCACCTCGGTTATGCCGACAGCGGCCATGGCGCCGTGCTGTTCGCCGACCCGCCGGACCGCGTGCGCTTCCTGCGGGCCGATCTGGACGAGGCCGCCGAGCGGCTTGCGGCGATCCTGCGGGAAGAGAACGCGGAGATGCTGCTGAGCTACGACCGCAACGGCGGCTATGGGCATCGCGATCATGTGCGCGTCCACGAGGTCGGCACCCGAGCCGCCGAGTTGGCCGGTGTCGCGCGCGTGCTCGATGCCACGATGCCGCGTGATAGCGCTGCTCGCCTAGGGCGTTTGCTCGGTCTCTTCCGGGTCCGAACCGGCCTGTTCGACTTCGAATCCGCCTACAGCGCACGCTCCGAGATCACCCACCGGATCGACGTGAGCAGATTCGCGGCCCAGCGCAAAGCGGCTGTGGCGGCGCACCGTTCGGTCATCGAGGGGGCGGGCAGCTACGCGGCGATCGCCAAGGTTCTGTTGAGGTTGCCGACACCAGTCCTCGGCCGGGTCATGCACTGGGAGTGGTTCGTCGAGGAAGGCACCGCGCCGGTGGACCGGCCACTCGATGACATCTTCCGGCCCGCGCGTCGCCGGGGCTGA
- a CDS encoding cryptochrome/photolyase family protein: MTVTIALFTRDLRVHDNPVLTAAHREGASVVPLFVIDDAIAAGRFASPNRARFLAAALAELDAELRAIGGRLVVRRGDVGTEVDRIAAQVHAESVHIAADVSGYSRRREQALRERLARRDCLLHTHAASITAADPEVLVPSTGRDHFAIFTPYFRRWSEAHQRKPLGKPRGLTVPEVASEPLPEAEQLRAGPTSPQLAVGGETTGRKMLRDWLSGPIEAYEDRNDYLAADATSRLSPYLHFGCVSPAELVHRVDMSTAGGHAFARQLAWRDFHHQLLAARPDAAWSDYRPRSIGWRDDPQAVAAWRDGRTGYPVIDAAMRQLLAEGWMPGRARLITASFLAKSLRVDWRVGADHFLRWLVDGDLANNQLNWQWVAGTGTDTRPNRVLNPLRQAKRYDPDGEYVRRWVPELAHLSGAAVHMPWRANIDPAVYPAPIIECVGM; the protein is encoded by the coding sequence ATGACCGTCACCATCGCCCTATTCACCCGTGATCTGCGGGTGCACGACAACCCGGTGCTGACCGCGGCGCATCGTGAAGGTGCTTCGGTGGTACCGCTTTTCGTCATCGATGACGCCATCGCGGCCGGTCGTTTCGCGTCGCCGAATCGGGCGCGCTTCCTCGCCGCCGCGCTGGCGGAGCTCGATGCCGAATTGCGGGCCATCGGGGGTCGGCTGGTGGTGCGGCGTGGCGATGTCGGCACGGAAGTGGACCGGATCGCGGCGCAGGTGCATGCCGAGAGCGTGCACATCGCCGCCGACGTGAGTGGATACAGCCGCAGGCGCGAACAGGCGCTGCGGGAGCGGCTTGCGCGGCGCGATTGTCTGCTGCACACCCATGCCGCGTCGATCACCGCCGCCGATCCGGAAGTGCTCGTCCCGTCCACCGGCCGGGACCATTTCGCCATCTTCACCCCCTATTTCCGGCGGTGGTCGGAGGCGCATCAGCGCAAGCCGTTGGGGAAGCCACGCGGGCTCACGGTGCCGGAGGTGGCGAGCGAGCCGCTGCCGGAAGCCGAGCAACTCCGCGCGGGCCCGACCTCGCCGCAGCTTGCCGTGGGTGGCGAGACGACAGGGCGAAAGATGCTGCGGGACTGGCTTTCCGGGCCGATCGAGGCCTACGAAGACCGCAACGACTACCTCGCCGCCGACGCCACCTCCCGGCTGTCGCCGTATCTGCACTTCGGTTGTGTGTCCCCAGCCGAGCTGGTGCATCGGGTCGATATGTCGACCGCGGGCGGTCACGCCTTCGCCAGACAGCTGGCGTGGCGCGACTTCCACCACCAGTTGCTCGCAGCCCGGCCGGACGCCGCGTGGTCGGACTACCGGCCCCGGTCGATCGGCTGGCGCGACGATCCGCAGGCCGTCGCGGCCTGGCGGGACGGTCGCACCGGATATCCGGTCATCGACGCGGCTATGCGGCAATTGCTCGCCGAGGGCTGGATGCCGGGGCGGGCCAGGCTGATCACCGCCAGCTTCCTGGCCAAATCGCTGCGGGTGGACTGGCGCGTCGGCGCGGACCACTTCCTGCGCTGGCTGGTCGACGGGGATCTGGCGAACAATCAACTCAACTGGCAGTGGGTGGCCGGCACCGGCACCGATACCAGGCCGAATCGGGTGCTCAACCCGCTGCGCCAGGCCAAGCGGTACGACCCGGACGGCGAATACGTGCGCCGCTGGGTCCCCGAGCTGGCGCACCTTTCCGGCGCTGCCGTGCACATGCCGTGGCGCGCGAATATCGATCCCGCCGTGTATCCCGCGCCGATCATCGAATGTGTCGGGATGTAG
- a CDS encoding peptide deformylase produces the protein MTVRPILIAGDPRLTTPATPVAIFDDELASFVEDLFETNTAANGAGLAANQVGDGRAVFVYDLVDASGRHRGCVVNPVLETSGIPETMPDPDDDLEGCLSVPGEWYPTGRAHWSKVTGVDVAGQPVMVEATGYLARCLQHETDHLAGHLYLERLIGRNQRAARRMIKDRQWTRPGRSWLPG, from the coding sequence ATGACCGTTCGACCGATACTCATTGCGGGCGACCCGAGGTTGACCACTCCGGCAACCCCGGTCGCCATCTTCGACGACGAACTCGCGTCGTTCGTCGAGGATCTGTTCGAGACCAATACGGCCGCCAACGGGGCGGGCCTGGCCGCGAATCAAGTAGGCGACGGCAGGGCGGTCTTCGTCTACGACCTCGTGGATGCCTCGGGCCGCCATCGCGGCTGCGTCGTCAACCCGGTCCTGGAGACCTCCGGCATTCCGGAAACCATGCCCGACCCGGACGACGACCTGGAGGGCTGCCTTTCGGTGCCGGGAGAGTGGTATCCCACCGGACGCGCGCACTGGTCGAAGGTCACCGGAGTGGACGTGGCCGGGCAGCCGGTCATGGTCGAAGCCACCGGATACCTCGCACGCTGCCTCCAGCACGAGACCGACCATCTCGCGGGACACCTCTACCTCGAGCGCCTGATCGGGCGGAATCAACGGGCGGCCCGCCGAATGATCAAGGATCGCCAATGGACTCGACCCGGACGGTCGTGGTTGCCGGGTTAG
- a CDS encoding NAD(P)/FAD-dependent oxidoreductase, giving the protein MDQHTGPSVDGVRQVAVIGSGVAGLTAAWVLSKSAEVTLYEADHRLGGHADTHRVAAQNGATVGVDTGFIVHNDRTYPTLLRLFGELGIQTQESDMSMSVRCDGCGLEYAGARGPGGLFATPRSLTRGRYLRLLAEVPRFHRVARAELSDAAETGRTLAEFVLDNGFSDYFVTHFLTPLVAAVWSCDPATALQYPARYLFTFLDHHGMLTVFDSPTWRTVTGGSATYVRAVADRLNTVLVGTPVRAVHRVPDGVAVRDDADEVRMFDAAVIATHPDQALGMLAEPTEAEVEILSAMPYSVNHTVLHTDPSVLPRAQRARASWNYRLPSCTAKLDRVLVSYDLTRLQRLAGDRRFLVTLGDADRVDPDLILDRMVYQHPRYTPSSVAAQRRLGEIGCARVAFAGAYHGWGFHEDGALSGLRAAQRLGAGWHSTALTAVRAS; this is encoded by the coding sequence ATGGACCAGCACACCGGGCCGAGCGTGGACGGCGTCCGACAGGTCGCCGTGATCGGCAGTGGCGTGGCCGGATTGACCGCGGCCTGGGTGCTGTCGAAGTCCGCCGAGGTGACCCTTTACGAAGCCGATCATCGGCTCGGCGGCCACGCCGACACCCATCGGGTCGCCGCCCAAAATGGTGCGACCGTCGGCGTCGATACCGGATTCATCGTGCACAATGATCGGACTTATCCGACGCTGCTGCGGTTGTTCGGCGAACTGGGTATCCAGACCCAGGAATCGGACATGAGCATGTCGGTGCGCTGCGACGGCTGCGGCCTGGAATACGCGGGCGCCCGCGGCCCCGGCGGCTTGTTCGCCACGCCACGCTCGCTGACCCGAGGACGCTATCTGCGCCTGCTCGCCGAGGTGCCGCGATTCCATCGGGTGGCCCGCGCCGAATTGTCCGATGCGGCCGAAACCGGCCGCACGCTAGCGGAATTCGTCCTCGACAACGGCTTCTCCGACTACTTCGTCACGCACTTCCTCACCCCGCTCGTCGCGGCCGTGTGGTCGTGCGACCCGGCCACCGCGTTGCAGTACCCGGCCCGGTATCTGTTCACCTTCCTCGACCATCACGGCATGTTGACCGTGTTCGACTCGCCCACTTGGCGCACTGTCACGGGCGGCTCGGCCACTTACGTCCGCGCCGTCGCCGACCGACTGAACACCGTGCTCGTCGGCACTCCGGTGCGGGCCGTGCATCGCGTTCCCGACGGCGTCGCGGTACGCGACGACGCGGACGAGGTCAGGATGTTCGACGCGGCGGTGATCGCCACCCATCCGGATCAGGCGCTGGGCATGCTCGCCGAACCGACCGAAGCGGAGGTCGAAATCCTTTCCGCCATGCCATATTCGGTGAATCACACGGTATTGCACACTGATCCGTCGGTGCTGCCGAGGGCGCAGCGAGCGCGGGCGTCCTGGAACTACCGGCTGCCATCGTGCACGGCGAAGCTGGATCGTGTACTGGTCAGCTACGACCTGACCCGGCTGCAGCGGCTGGCGGGTGATCGGCGGTTCCTGGTCACGCTCGGTGACGCGGACCGGGTCGATCCCGACCTGATCCTCGATCGGATGGTCTACCAGCATCCGCGCTACACCCCGAGTTCAGTGGCCGCTCAGCGCAGGCTCGGTGAAATCGGTTGTGCGCGAGTGGCCTTCGCGGGCGCCTATCACGGCTGGGGTTTCCACGAGGACGGCGCGCTGTCCGGGCTGCGTGCCGCGCAGCGCCTCGGCGCCGGCTGGCACAGCACCGCGCTCACGGCAGTGCGTGCCTCGTGA
- a CDS encoding SAM-dependent methyltransferase — MSIQSQVTARPSTYWPDVERVPTGTRAAIAAAVADRLFRHAVRTLPIRVEYPDGTVLGRGALDAPRLILHRPGDFTARLGVGGLIGFGESYMAGDWSAPDPAATLAVFAEHIDTLVPAPLRALRRLYVAKHPAAERNSESNSRGNIARHYDLSNNLFELFLDETLTYSSALFPATAPPPRWADLAAAQRAKIDRILDRAGVGPGTRLLEIGTGWGELALRAAARGASVRSVTLSTEQRALAMDRIAAAGLSERVTIDLLDYRRVTGEFDAVVSVEMIEAVGYEYLDTFFETIDRVLAPGGRAVIQAITMPHHRMLATRDTYTWVQKYIFPGGFLPSTRLLTDVAARCTELVVREQLSMGEHYAHTLRLWQQRFNARADRVAELGFDPVFRRMWRLYLAHAEAGFRCGYLDVYQILLTRDAPA, encoded by the coding sequence GTGAGCATCCAATCGCAGGTCACGGCACGACCCTCGACCTACTGGCCCGATGTCGAACGGGTGCCCACCGGGACCCGCGCCGCGATCGCCGCGGCGGTGGCGGACCGGTTGTTCCGGCACGCCGTGCGCACGCTCCCGATCCGGGTCGAGTACCCGGACGGAACGGTCCTCGGTCGAGGCGCGCTGGACGCGCCGCGGCTGATCCTGCACCGTCCCGGCGATTTCACCGCACGGCTCGGCGTCGGCGGACTGATCGGCTTCGGCGAGTCCTATATGGCGGGCGACTGGTCGGCTCCCGATCCGGCCGCGACCCTAGCCGTGTTCGCCGAGCACATCGACACCCTCGTCCCGGCCCCGCTGCGCGCGTTGCGCCGACTATATGTCGCGAAACATCCCGCCGCCGAACGCAACAGTGAATCGAACAGTCGAGGCAATATCGCCAGGCATTACGACCTGTCGAACAATCTCTTCGAATTGTTCCTGGACGAGACGCTGACCTATTCCAGCGCGTTGTTCCCGGCCACCGCGCCGCCACCGCGGTGGGCCGACCTCGCCGCCGCCCAACGCGCGAAGATCGATCGGATACTCGACCGCGCTGGCGTCGGGCCGGGCACCCGGCTGCTCGAAATCGGCACCGGCTGGGGTGAATTGGCGCTGCGTGCGGCCGCCCGAGGGGCTTCGGTGCGCTCGGTGACGCTGTCAACGGAGCAGCGCGCGCTCGCCATGGACCGGATCGCCGCGGCAGGCTTGTCCGAACGCGTCACCATCGATCTGCTCGACTATCGCCGGGTGACAGGCGAATTCGACGCGGTGGTCTCGGTGGAGATGATCGAGGCCGTCGGCTACGAATACCTGGACACCTTCTTCGAAACCATCGACCGGGTGCTGGCCCCGGGCGGCCGCGCGGTGATCCAAGCGATCACCATGCCGCACCACCGCATGCTCGCCACCCGCGACACCTACACCTGGGTGCAGAAATACATCTTCCCCGGCGGGTTCCTGCCCTCCACCCGGCTGCTCACCGACGTGGCGGCGCGCTGTACCGAACTCGTTGTCCGCGAACAGCTGTCGATGGGCGAGCACTACGCGCACACGCTGCGCCTGTGGCAGCAGCGATTCAACGCCCGCGCCGACCGCGTCGCGGAATTGGGCTTCGACCCGGTCTTCCGGCGGATGTGGCGGTTGTATCTGGCGCACGCCGAGGCCGGATTCCGGTGCGGCTACCTCGACGTGTACCAGATCCTGCTCACCCGCGACGCACCCGCCTGA
- a CDS encoding MerR family transcriptional regulator: MPAGSAPAPDAAGYTVRAVAERLGIPTATLRSWNRRYNIGPPQHRPGKHRLYTETDIALLGRMLTLIKEGASPAGAAAAVRGPIPLLGDRFPLLAAAFALETRAVTDYLEAHFRAYGVVQTWDRLCRPAFADIVARQGAGEGCIDVEHLLSWCITSVLHRTNPPPDAPAATPVVLACTSGETHALPLEVLRAALAECDVDAHMLGADVPTGALTDSLARHDRPASVMLWSQQESTALTSAVRACLEAGSRVFVGGPGWDSVILPDAAGRVASLIDAVDLLS; encoded by the coding sequence ATGCCCGCCGGTTCCGCTCCCGCTCCCGACGCGGCCGGATACACGGTGCGCGCGGTGGCCGAGCGCCTCGGCATCCCGACGGCGACCCTGCGGAGCTGGAACCGGCGCTACAACATCGGCCCGCCACAGCATCGACCCGGCAAGCACCGCCTCTACACCGAGACCGATATCGCCCTGCTCGGGCGCATGCTGACACTTATCAAGGAGGGCGCGAGCCCGGCGGGTGCGGCGGCCGCGGTGCGCGGACCGATTCCGCTGCTCGGCGACCGGTTCCCGTTGCTCGCCGCGGCTTTCGCGCTGGAGACGCGCGCGGTGACCGACTATCTGGAGGCGCATTTCCGCGCCTACGGCGTGGTGCAAACCTGGGATCGGTTGTGTCGCCCCGCATTCGCCGACATCGTGGCGCGCCAGGGTGCGGGCGAGGGCTGCATCGACGTCGAGCACCTGCTGTCGTGGTGCATCACTTCGGTGCTGCATCGCACCAATCCGCCGCCCGACGCACCCGCGGCCACGCCGGTCGTACTGGCCTGCACCAGCGGCGAGACGCACGCGCTGCCGCTGGAAGTGCTCCGAGCGGCGCTGGCCGAGTGCGACGTCGACGCACACATGCTCGGCGCGGACGTTCCGACCGGCGCGTTGACCGACAGCCTGGCCAGGCACGACCGCCCGGCCTCGGTAATGCTGTGGTCGCAGCAGGAATCGACCGCGTTGACCTCGGCGGTGCGCGCCTGCCTCGAGGCGGGGTCGCGGGTCTTCGTCGGCGGCCCCGGCTGGGATTCGGTGATCCTGCCCGACGCGGCCGGACGTGTGGCAAGTCTCATCGACGCCGTCGATCTCCTGAGCTGA
- a CDS encoding class I SAM-dependent methyltransferase, whose product MTETHSHDGGNTVEYWEAFYQERERVWSGSPNVFLVREIESVPAGSALDLGCAEGADAVWLAQRGWRVTAVDVSATALDRARAHAADRGVTDIDWQQHDLANSFPTGQYDLVSAQYLHSPVAHTDEREKILRRAADAVAPGGLLLIVGHAGWPTWAENPPTVHLPTTAEVRTGLNLDPAEWTVEVDEVVERERTSPEGKPGTHKDNILRIRRHA is encoded by the coding sequence ATGACCGAGACACACAGCCACGACGGCGGCAATACGGTGGAGTACTGGGAGGCCTTCTACCAGGAGCGCGAACGCGTCTGGTCCGGCTCCCCCAATGTCTTTCTGGTCCGCGAAATCGAGTCGGTCCCCGCGGGCTCCGCGCTCGACCTCGGCTGCGCGGAAGGCGCCGACGCGGTCTGGCTGGCCCAGCGTGGCTGGCGGGTCACCGCGGTCGACGTCTCGGCGACCGCGCTGGACCGCGCCCGAGCCCACGCCGCCGACCGAGGCGTCACCGACATCGACTGGCAGCAACATGATCTCGCCAACTCCTTCCCCACCGGACAGTACGACCTCGTCAGCGCCCAGTACCTGCACTCCCCCGTCGCCCACACCGACGAACGCGAGAAGATCCTCCGCCGAGCAGCCGACGCGGTAGCCCCGGGCGGCCTACTCCTCATCGTCGGCCACGCCGGGTGGCCCACCTGGGCCGAAAACCCACCCACCGTCCACCTCCCCACCACCGCCGAAGTACGCACCGGCCTGAACCTCGACCCCGCCGAATGGACCGTCGAGGTCGACGAGGTAGTCGAGCGCGAACGCACGAGCCCGGAGGGAAAGCCCGGCACCCACAAGGACAACATCCTCCGAATCCGCCGCCACGCCTGA
- a CDS encoding SDR family NAD(P)-dependent oxidoreductase, with product MTDASGAPAFLDTLLDRTIAPGYSRLGFRLRRRGWPADDPHPDAMRGRTALVTGSNSGIGKAIAAELAGLGGSVVLAVRDRGRGEQAAEEIMAADPTADVSVTVCDVSDPRSVADCANELTARLSRLDVLIHNAGVLPPRRIETAEGHETTLATHVLGPLLLTDRLVPLLDAADGSRVILMSSGGMYTQRLAVDDPEFRLGRYSGTTAYARTKRMQVALTPLLAEHYAPQRISVHCMHPGWADTPGVTASLPAFHRLTGPLLRSPAEGADTAVWLAATSATLPSGRFWHDRRVRPEHYLRRTRYTADEAWRLWQFCREAAGIGVG from the coding sequence ATGACCGATGCGTCCGGTGCCCCCGCTTTCCTCGACACCCTGCTCGACCGGACGATCGCTCCCGGTTACAGCCGCCTCGGCTTCCGGCTGCGCAGACGCGGCTGGCCCGCGGACGACCCGCACCCCGACGCCATGCGCGGCCGCACGGCGCTGGTGACCGGATCGAATTCCGGCATCGGCAAGGCCATCGCGGCGGAATTGGCCGGACTCGGCGGCTCGGTGGTGCTCGCGGTCCGCGACCGCGGCCGTGGCGAGCAGGCAGCCGAGGAAATCATGGCCGCCGACCCGACGGCCGATGTCTCGGTGACCGTGTGCGACGTGTCCGATCCGCGATCCGTGGCCGACTGCGCGAACGAGCTCACCGCCCGGCTGTCGCGACTGGATGTGCTGATCCACAACGCGGGCGTGTTGCCGCCCCGGCGCATCGAGACCGCCGAGGGACACGAGACCACACTGGCCACCCACGTACTCGGTCCGCTGCTGCTCACCGATCGACTCGTGCCGCTGCTCGACGCGGCCGACGGGTCCCGGGTGATCCTCATGTCCTCGGGCGGGATGTACACCCAGCGCCTCGCCGTCGACGACCCCGAATTCCGGCTCGGTCGGTACTCCGGCACCACCGCGTACGCCCGCACCAAGCGGATGCAGGTGGCACTGACCCCCTTGCTGGCCGAGCACTATGCACCCCAGCGCATTTCGGTGCACTGCATGCATCCGGGCTGGGCGGACACCCCCGGCGTCACCGCGTCGCTGCCCGCCTTCCATCGACTCACCGGTCCGCTGCTGCGCAGTCCCGCCGAGGGCGCGGACACGGCGGTCTGGCTCGCCGCGACCTCGGCCACGCTGCCGTCCGGCCGGTTCTGGCACGACCGGCGGGTGCGGCCGGAGCACTACCTGCGGCGGACGCGCTACACCGCCGACGAGGCCTGGCGGCTCTGGCAGTTCTGCCGGGAAGCCGCTGGTATCGGCGTCGGATAA
- a CDS encoding TIGR01777 family oxidoreductase, producing the protein MGIECSSVVAAPRSEVFEWHARPGAFARLAPPWQPVSVLAEAASLADGRAVLGLPGGLRWVARHDPDGYEPPQRFVDRIAVDGVGSLPAGLLLRWRHTHDFEVVDDTHTRVVDRVESRVPAFALRPMFDYRYRQLADDLAAHADATRAGFAAKTIAVTGASGLVGSALSAFLTTGGHTVLRLVRHAPQPGERQWNPDDPAPDLLDGVDAVVHLAGASIAGRFTDEHKQAVVDSRIGPTERLAALAARAGVPSFVSASAIGYYGYDRGDERLSEDASRGDGFLADVVEAWEAATGAAADGGVRVVTVRTGIVQSPRGGTLRLLRPLFATGLGGRIGDGEQWLSWIGIDDLVDIYYRALWDSTLSGPVNAVAPQPVRNSEYTNILAGVLRRPALLPVPEFGPALLLGEQGARELAAASQRVVPAVLGKAGHRFRTPDLAAALRHLLGRARH; encoded by the coding sequence ATGGGCATCGAGTGTTCGAGCGTCGTCGCGGCACCCCGGTCCGAGGTCTTCGAGTGGCATGCCCGACCAGGCGCGTTCGCGCGGCTCGCGCCGCCGTGGCAGCCGGTGTCGGTGCTCGCCGAGGCCGCTTCGCTGGCCGATGGGCGGGCCGTGCTCGGGTTGCCGGGCGGGTTGCGCTGGGTGGCCAGACACGATCCCGATGGCTACGAACCGCCGCAGCGGTTCGTCGACCGGATCGCCGTCGACGGTGTCGGCTCGCTGCCCGCGGGCCTGCTGCTGCGCTGGCGGCACACGCACGACTTCGAGGTCGTCGACGATACGCACACCAGGGTGGTGGACCGCGTCGAGTCACGGGTGCCCGCCTTCGCCCTGCGCCCGATGTTCGACTATCGGTATCGGCAGCTCGCCGACGACCTGGCCGCCCACGCCGACGCGACGCGAGCAGGCTTCGCGGCCAAGACGATCGCGGTGACCGGCGCATCGGGGCTGGTCGGCTCGGCGTTGTCCGCGTTCCTGACGACCGGCGGCCACACCGTGCTCCGCCTGGTCCGGCATGCACCGCAACCGGGCGAAAGGCAATGGAACCCGGACGATCCCGCACCCGACCTGCTCGACGGCGTAGACGCGGTGGTCCACCTCGCGGGTGCGTCCATCGCGGGCCGATTCACCGACGAACACAAGCAGGCCGTCGTCGACAGCCGCATCGGACCGACCGAGCGGCTCGCCGCACTGGCCGCCCGCGCAGGCGTGCCGAGCTTCGTCAGCGCGTCTGCCATCGGCTACTACGGCTACGACCGCGGCGACGAGCGGTTGTCTGAAGACGCTTCGCGTGGCGACGGTTTCCTGGCTGACGTGGTCGAGGCATGGGAGGCGGCCACCGGCGCCGCCGCCGATGGTGGAGTACGTGTCGTCACGGTGCGGACCGGGATCGTGCAATCGCCGCGCGGCGGCACCCTGCGACTGCTGCGGCCGTTGTTCGCGACCGGTCTCGGTGGCCGGATCGGGGACGGCGAACAGTGGTTGTCCTGGATCGGGATCGACGATCTGGTGGACATCTATTATCGCGCGCTATGGGACAGCACGCTGTCCGGCCCGGTGAATGCCGTTGCCCCACAACCTGTTCGCAACAGCGAATACACCAACATCCTGGCCGGTGTGCTGCGCAGGCCCGCATTGCTCCCGGTGCCCGAGTTCGGCCCGGCGCTGCTGCTCGGCGAGCAGGGCGCCCGCGAACTCGCCGCCGCGAGCCAGCGGGTCGTGCCCGCCGTCCTCGGCAAGGCCGGACATCGGTTCCGCACACCGGATCTCGCGGCGGCGCTACGACATCTGCTCGGCCGCGCCCGACACTGA
- a CDS encoding PadR family transcriptional regulator gives MNETRLFVLAALAKRGPMHGHQLRRDARVDRAELWSRVKPGSLYGALHRMADENLIRPLRTEQQGALPARTVYEITDEGLRELRALRDEAFTDVEIRPDVVDLALAVSADLDRVLLRGYLEDRIAALRARSSQIEHQLDRRWPDQSTVDDLIVDHARMRIQSEIDWHEKVLANIDKLDSAS, from the coding sequence GTGAACGAGACTCGGTTGTTCGTGCTGGCCGCGCTGGCCAAGAGGGGGCCGATGCATGGCCATCAGCTGCGCCGCGACGCGCGAGTGGATCGTGCGGAACTGTGGTCTCGCGTCAAACCGGGCTCGCTGTACGGCGCCTTGCATCGGATGGCGGACGAGAACCTGATCCGCCCGCTGCGCACCGAGCAGCAGGGCGCACTGCCCGCGCGTACCGTCTACGAGATCACCGACGAAGGACTCAGGGAACTCCGCGCGCTACGCGACGAGGCCTTCACCGACGTCGAAATCCGCCCGGACGTAGTCGATCTCGCCTTGGCCGTCAGCGCGGACCTCGACCGGGTCCTGCTGCGCGGCTACCTCGAAGACCGCATAGCCGCGCTCCGCGCCCGAAGTTCGCAGATCGAGCACCAACTCGACCGCCGCTGGCCGGACCAGAGCACGGTAGACGACCTGATCGTCGACCATGCCCGAATGCGAATCCAATCCGAAATCGACTGGCACGAAAAAGTTCTCGCCAACATCGACAAACTGGACTCGGCTTCGTGA
- a CDS encoding DUF1365 domain-containing protein, which translates to MNRPSTTTTAQIVRTRIRHVRLAPLRHEFGYRSYSWLVDLDDMPRLPRWLRPLAGFRAADHLGDPHRTLRENVDGYLAEHGIDLRGGRVLMLANARVFGYVFNPLTLFWCRDRAGTLVCVIAEVHNTYGERHCYLVRPDEHGVATTPKRFYVSPFNEVRGEYRMRLPEPTDRLRVSITLTDDQPIFAASMTGRCQSATVRTILRATVAVPLAPLVVSALIRRHGVHLWARGLPLVPRPARHFEESSR; encoded by the coding sequence GTGAACCGGCCGAGCACGACCACGACCGCGCAGATCGTCCGTACCCGGATCCGTCATGTGCGCCTCGCCCCGCTGCGCCACGAGTTCGGCTATCGCAGCTATAGCTGGCTGGTCGACCTCGACGACATGCCACGGCTGCCGCGCTGGCTGCGCCCGCTCGCCGGGTTCCGCGCCGCCGACCATCTCGGCGATCCGCACCGGACCCTGCGCGAGAACGTCGACGGCTATCTCGCCGAGCACGGCATCGACCTGCGCGGAGGTCGCGTACTGATGCTCGCCAACGCGCGGGTGTTCGGTTATGTGTTCAATCCACTCACCCTGTTCTGGTGCCGCGACCGCGCGGGCACGCTGGTCTGCGTCATCGCGGAAGTGCACAACACCTACGGTGAACGGCACTGCTACCTGGTTCGTCCCGATGAGCACGGGGTGGCGACCACCCCGAAGCGCTTCTACGTCTCCCCGTTCAACGAGGTACGGGGCGAATACCGGATGCGGCTGCCCGAGCCCACCGACCGGCTGCGGGTATCCATCACCCTCACCGACGACCAGCCGATTTTCGCCGCCTCGATGACCGGCCGTTGCCAATCGGCCACCGTCCGTACCATCCTGCGCGCGACAGTGGCGGTACCCCTTGCCCCACTTGTGGTCTCGGCGCTCATTCGCAGGCACGGCGTGCATCTCTGGGCGCGCGGCCTGCCACTCGTCCCCCGACCGGCCCGACACTTCGAGGAGTCTTCGCGGTGA